Proteins encoded together in one Bradyrhizobium sp. CB82 window:
- a CDS encoding MATE family efflux transporter gives MHAPVHPRVTTRQVFAIAGPAMVANLTTPLIGVVSTTAIGRLNDAALLGGVAMASVIFDCLFWLFAFLRMSTLAFTAQSLGAGETQEMSAILVRGFIVAGLIGVALIALQVPLAAVLFSLMGGSEGVTRATKTYFAIRIWSSPLAFANYVVLGWLVGLARANLALLQQIVINLINMAATVLLVLVYDTGIAGAAIAAVIAEAAGFLLSVIVARRLAKGGLAIPRARLFDRAKLIRMLSVNSDIMVRTAALITVFLFFTAKGARSGDVTLAANAVLNNFLLVSAFFLDGLANAAQQLCGRTFGARDARGFADSTRLVLLWGVGFSVVVAVLFALFGPALINLMTASEEVRRSARDFLVFIILAPLPGVFAFGFDGIYVGATWAREMRNLMLASLGIFLGTWWALQAFGNAGLWTALLGFYVARGGLQGLRYPALFRATFPKP, from the coding sequence ATGCACGCGCCGGTCCATCCCAGGGTCACCACAAGGCAGGTGTTCGCCATCGCGGGTCCCGCGATGGTCGCGAACCTCACCACGCCGCTGATCGGCGTGGTTTCGACCACCGCGATCGGACGGCTGAACGATGCCGCTCTGCTCGGCGGCGTTGCGATGGCGTCGGTGATCTTCGACTGCCTATTCTGGCTGTTCGCCTTCCTGCGCATGAGCACGCTCGCCTTCACCGCCCAGTCGCTCGGTGCCGGCGAGACGCAGGAGATGAGCGCGATCCTCGTGCGCGGATTCATCGTGGCCGGCCTGATCGGCGTGGCGCTGATCGCACTCCAGGTGCCGCTTGCTGCGGTGTTGTTCAGCCTGATGGGCGGCAGCGAGGGCGTCACGCGCGCCACGAAAACCTACTTTGCGATCCGCATCTGGTCCTCGCCGCTGGCGTTCGCGAATTATGTCGTGCTTGGCTGGCTGGTGGGGCTCGCCCGCGCCAATCTGGCGCTGCTCCAGCAGATCGTGATCAACCTCATCAACATGGCGGCCACCGTGCTGCTGGTGCTCGTCTATGATACCGGTATTGCGGGCGCTGCGATCGCGGCCGTCATCGCGGAGGCCGCGGGCTTCCTGCTGAGCGTGATAGTGGCGCGGCGCCTTGCCAAAGGCGGCCTCGCCATTCCCCGTGCGAGGTTGTTCGACCGCGCCAAGCTGATCCGGATGCTATCGGTGAACTCCGACATCATGGTGCGCACCGCGGCGCTGATCACCGTGTTCCTATTCTTCACCGCCAAGGGCGCGCGGTCCGGCGACGTCACGCTCGCGGCCAACGCGGTGCTGAACAATTTCCTGCTGGTCAGCGCCTTCTTCCTCGATGGACTCGCCAACGCCGCACAGCAGCTCTGCGGCCGCACCTTTGGCGCCCGCGACGCACGCGGCTTTGCCGATTCGACACGGCTGGTGCTGCTCTGGGGCGTTGGCTTCTCGGTCGTCGTCGCGGTGCTGTTCGCGCTGTTCGGCCCGGCGCTGATCAACCTGATGACAGCCAGCGAAGAGGTCCGCCGCAGCGCACGGGATTTCCTCGTCTTCATCATTTTGGCGCCGCTGCCCGGCGTGTTCGCCTTCGGCTTCGACGGCATCTATGTCGGCGCGACCTGGGCGCGCGAGATGCGCAATCTGATGCTGGCCTCGCTTGGAATTTTCTTAGGTACGTGGTGGGCGCTGCAAGCGTTCGGCAATGCCGGACTGTGGACCGCGCTGCTGGGCTTCTACGTGGCGCGCGGCGGCTTGCAGGGCCTACGCTATCCGGCGCTGTTTCGGGCGACGTTTCCGAAGCCGTGA
- a CDS encoding quinone-dependent dihydroorotate dehydrogenase has product MIRAFDALSLPVLRWLDPEDAHRLAIQGLRFLPPTKPRADDPKLAVRAFGLNFPNPVGMAAGFDKSAEVPDALLRLGFGFVEIGSVTPRPQSGNPRPRLFRLERDEAVINRMGFNNDGAEIALRRLATRAQNGGIVGVNVGANKDSPDRVADYVKLIETFAPVASYFTINVSSPNTPGLRNLQEGALLDDLLAHVIDARERARQKAGDTPVLLKIAPDLSLAQLDDVVQVARARKVDGMIVSNTTIARPSTLREQMRAKEQGGLSGRPLFRLSTRMVAETYVRVEGTFPLIGVGGVDSGGAALTKIRAGASLIQLYSSLVYKGLGLIDEIKRDLASTLLRSGRDSLSEIVGADAATLTAEDWPGM; this is encoded by the coding sequence GTGATCCGCGCGTTCGACGCTCTCTCGCTGCCGGTTCTGCGCTGGCTCGATCCGGAGGATGCGCATCGCCTGGCGATCCAGGGTCTGCGCTTCCTGCCGCCGACCAAGCCGCGCGCCGATGATCCGAAGCTCGCGGTGCGCGCCTTCGGCCTGAATTTTCCCAATCCGGTCGGCATGGCCGCGGGCTTCGACAAGAGCGCGGAAGTGCCGGATGCGCTGCTGCGGCTCGGCTTCGGCTTCGTCGAGATCGGGTCGGTGACGCCGCGCCCTCAGAGCGGCAATCCGCGGCCGCGGCTGTTTCGGCTGGAGCGCGACGAGGCGGTCATCAACCGCATGGGCTTCAACAATGACGGCGCGGAAATCGCGCTGCGGCGGCTTGCCACGCGCGCGCAGAACGGCGGTATCGTCGGCGTCAATGTCGGGGCCAATAAGGATTCGCCCGACCGCGTCGCCGATTACGTCAAGCTGATCGAGACCTTTGCGCCGGTCGCGAGCTATTTCACCATCAACGTCTCCTCGCCGAACACGCCGGGCTTGCGCAATCTTCAGGAGGGCGCGCTGCTCGATGATCTCCTCGCGCACGTGATCGATGCGCGCGAGCGGGCGCGCCAGAAGGCCGGCGACACCCCGGTGCTGCTCAAGATCGCGCCGGATTTGAGCCTCGCCCAGCTCGACGACGTCGTACAAGTCGCCCGCGCGCGGAAGGTCGACGGCATGATCGTGTCGAACACGACGATTGCGCGGCCGAGCACGCTGCGCGAGCAGATGCGCGCGAAGGAGCAGGGCGGTCTCTCCGGCCGGCCGCTGTTCCGCCTGTCGACGCGCATGGTCGCGGAGACCTATGTGCGCGTCGAGGGCACATTCCCGCTGATCGGCGTCGGCGGCGTGGATTCCGGCGGCGCGGCGCTGACCAAGATCCGCGCCGGCGCGAGCCTGATCCAGCTCTATTCGTCGCTGGTCTACAAGGGCCTCGGCCTCATCGATGAGATCAAGCGCGATCTCGCTTCCACGCTGCTGCGATCGGGGCGCGACTCCCTGTCCGAGATCGTCGGCGCCGACGCCGCGACGCTCACGGCTGAGGACTGGCCGGGGATGTAG
- a CDS encoding DUF952 domain-containing protein codes for MVKIYKICAASAWREAERQGVYRGSADDARDGFIHFSTASQVPETARKHFFGQRALFLVEVDGDALGDALRWERSRNDELFPHLYGELDLGAVISIINLNMRSDGNHDIPELAP; via the coding sequence GTGGTCAAGATCTACAAAATTTGTGCCGCTTCGGCCTGGCGGGAGGCCGAGCGGCAGGGTGTGTACCGGGGCAGCGCGGACGACGCGCGCGACGGCTTCATCCATTTCTCGACCGCCTCCCAGGTTCCCGAAACCGCGCGAAAGCATTTCTTTGGGCAGCGTGCGCTGTTCCTGGTCGAGGTCGACGGCGATGCGCTCGGCGACGCGCTGCGCTGGGAGCGCTCGCGCAACGACGAGCTGTTTCCGCATCTCTATGGCGAGCTCGATCTCGGCGCGGTGATCTCGATCATCAATCTCAACATGCGCTCCGACGGCAATCACGACATTCCGGAGCTTGCCCCGTGA
- a CDS encoding helix-turn-helix transcriptional regulator: MIRQAKAQRMLTHEQIWGALDRLAARAGLSPSGLAKRAGLDPTTFNKSKRVTSDGRERWPSTESIAKALNAAGSSIETFVQLIGDGARDGRSVPLLGFAQAATSGHFDEQGFPSGKGWTEVELPSPDDDHSFALEISGDALAPYRDGDVILVSPGTPIRKGDRVVVKTRAGEMLVKALKRRTAKSLELQSLDGAQDERTLAVADVAWIARIVWASQ; the protein is encoded by the coding sequence ATGATCAGACAGGCCAAGGCGCAGAGGATGCTGACCCACGAGCAGATCTGGGGCGCCCTGGATCGGCTCGCGGCGCGCGCCGGGCTGTCGCCCTCGGGGCTTGCCAAGCGCGCGGGGCTCGATCCCACCACCTTCAATAAGTCCAAGCGCGTGACCTCCGACGGCCGGGAGCGCTGGCCCTCGACCGAATCGATCGCCAAGGCGCTCAATGCTGCCGGCTCCTCGATCGAGACCTTCGTGCAACTGATCGGCGACGGCGCCCGCGACGGCCGCTCGGTGCCGCTGCTCGGCTTCGCGCAAGCCGCGACGAGCGGCCATTTCGACGAGCAGGGCTTTCCCTCCGGCAAGGGCTGGACCGAAGTCGAGTTGCCCTCGCCAGACGACGATCACAGCTTTGCGCTGGAGATCTCCGGCGATGCGCTCGCGCCCTATCGCGACGGCGACGTCATCCTGGTGTCGCCGGGCACGCCGATCCGCAAGGGCGACCGCGTGGTGGTGAAGACGAGGGCCGGCGAGATGCTGGTGAAGGCGCTGAAACGCCGCACGGCGAAGTCGCTGGAATTGCAGTCACTCGACGGAGCGCAGGACGAGCGCACGCTCGCAGTCGCCGATGTCGCCTGGATCGCACGGATCGTATGGGCGAGCCAGTGA
- a CDS encoding lysine--tRNA ligase gives MSVIDPAVSPSDLRALAEQSNAWPFEQAKALVARLKKSPKKEVLFETGYGPSGLPHIGTFGEVARTSMVRHAFRVLTEDKIKTRLLAFSDDMDGLRKVPDNVPNREMMAAHLGKPLSRVPDPFSNEHPSFGAANNARLRAFLDHFGFDYEFASSTDYYTAGRFDATLLKMLAAYDKVMAIILPTLGPDRRATYSPFLPVSKTTGVVLQVPMVRRDVAAGTVTYVDPDTGEEVETPVTGGNVKCQWKADWALRWVALGVDYEMAGKDLIDSVKLSGQIARALGGAPPEGFNYELFLDEQGQKISKSKGNGLTIDEWLRYASPESLSLFMYREPKAAKRLYFDVIPRNVDDYQQFLDGFPRQDAKQQLGNPVWHIHDGHPPKADMPVTFQLLLTLVSSSNAENAATLWGFIGRYRPGVTPQTHPKLDAMVGYAINYYRDFVAPTKQFREPSDSERAALQDLRDALSQLPLGASPEDIQNVVYEIGRREPFLDHVKKGKDGRPGVTLDWFNMLYQVLLGQEKGPRFGSFVAVYGIQNAVNMIDGALARSA, from the coding sequence ATGTCCGTTATTGATCCCGCCGTCAGTCCGAGCGATCTTCGCGCGCTCGCCGAACAATCCAACGCCTGGCCGTTCGAGCAGGCGAAGGCGCTTGTCGCGCGGCTGAAGAAGAGCCCGAAGAAGGAGGTGCTGTTCGAGACCGGCTACGGCCCGTCCGGCCTGCCGCATATCGGCACGTTCGGCGAGGTCGCGCGCACCAGCATGGTGCGCCATGCGTTCCGCGTGCTCACCGAGGACAAGATCAAGACACGGCTGCTTGCGTTCTCCGACGATATGGACGGCCTACGCAAGGTGCCGGACAACGTGCCCAATCGCGAGATGATGGCGGCCCATCTCGGCAAGCCCCTCTCGCGCGTGCCGGACCCTTTCTCCAACGAGCATCCTTCCTTCGGCGCTGCCAACAACGCAAGGCTGCGCGCGTTCCTCGATCACTTCGGCTTCGACTACGAGTTCGCGAGCTCGACCGATTACTACACCGCGGGCCGCTTCGACGCGACGCTGCTCAAGATGCTCGCCGCCTACGACAAGGTGATGGCGATCATCCTGCCGACGCTGGGGCCGGACCGCCGCGCGACCTATTCGCCGTTCCTCCCCGTCAGCAAGACCACCGGTGTCGTGCTCCAGGTGCCGATGGTCCGCCGCGACGTGGCCGCCGGCACCGTCACCTACGTCGACCCGGACACCGGCGAGGAGGTCGAAACACCCGTCACCGGCGGCAACGTGAAGTGCCAGTGGAAGGCGGACTGGGCCTTGCGCTGGGTCGCGCTCGGCGTCGACTACGAAATGGCGGGCAAGGACCTGATCGACTCCGTGAAGCTGTCTGGACAGATCGCCCGCGCGCTCGGCGGCGCGCCTCCCGAAGGCTTCAACTATGAACTCTTCCTGGACGAGCAGGGCCAGAAGATCTCCAAGTCGAAGGGTAACGGCCTCACCATTGACGAGTGGCTGCGCTACGCATCGCCGGAATCGCTGTCGCTGTTCATGTATCGCGAGCCGAAGGCGGCGAAGCGGCTCTATTTCGACGTCATCCCGCGCAACGTCGACGACTATCAGCAATTCCTCGACGGCTTTCCGCGGCAGGATGCAAAGCAGCAGCTCGGCAATCCCGTCTGGCATATCCATGACGGTCATCCGCCGAAGGCCGACATGCCCGTCACCTTCCAGCTTCTGCTCACGCTGGTGTCGTCGTCGAACGCCGAAAACGCCGCGACGCTGTGGGGTTTCATCGGCCGCTATCGCCCCGGCGTGACCCCGCAGACACATCCCAAGCTCGACGCGATGGTCGGCTACGCCATCAACTACTATCGCGACTTCGTCGCGCCGACGAAGCAGTTCCGCGAGCCCTCGGACTCGGAGCGCGCCGCGTTGCAGGACCTGCGCGATGCGCTCTCGCAATTGCCGCTTGGGGCTTCGCCTGAGGACATCCAGAACGTCGTCTATGAGATCGGCCGCCGCGAGCCGTTCCTCGATCACGTCAAGAAAGGCAAGGACGGCCGTCCCGGCGTGACGCTGGACTGGTTCAACATGCTCTACCAGGTCCTGCTCGGCCAGGAGAAAGGCCCGCGCTTCGGCTCCTTCGTCGCGGTCTACGGCATCCAGAACGCCGTCAACATGATCGACGGTGCGCTGGCGAGGAGCGCTTAA
- a CDS encoding transporter substrate-binding domain-containing protein, protein MARSQQAKLLKTVRHLIGLAAAACLLSAASSGLAQTPAKPAPAAPQASPQVAPQAAPQAVPGFWDPRRRPERPDLSRLTVIRFLTETDYPPFNYTGADGNPAGFNVDLARALCEEIKVTCTVQMRRFETLVDALSSNRGDAIIASMAVSPQLRARADFTDPYYRVPARFASRKDAVMPEIRPEYLEGKKVGVIAGSAHEAYLRAMFTDAELHGYPNDEALRTALRRGEVDFIFGDAISLAFWINGTDSGDCCAFSGGPFVESRFFGEGVGIAVRKGNDLLRQALNWALFRVWEKGRYTDLWLRYFSVSPF, encoded by the coding sequence ATGGCCCGATCGCAACAGGCGAAACTGCTCAAGACTGTCCGCCACCTCATCGGGCTGGCGGCCGCTGCCTGCCTGTTGTCGGCCGCTTCGAGCGGCCTGGCGCAGACCCCGGCCAAGCCGGCGCCGGCAGCGCCCCAGGCTTCCCCGCAAGTTGCGCCTCAAGCGGCCCCCCAAGCCGTGCCGGGCTTCTGGGACCCCCGGCGCCGCCCGGAACGGCCGGACCTGTCGCGCCTGACCGTGATCCGCTTCCTGACCGAGACCGACTATCCGCCGTTCAACTACACCGGCGCCGACGGCAATCCGGCCGGCTTCAACGTCGATCTCGCCCGCGCGCTCTGCGAGGAGATCAAGGTCACCTGCACGGTGCAGATGCGCCGCTTCGAGACGCTGGTGGACGCGCTCAGCTCGAACCGGGGCGATGCCATCATCGCGTCCATGGCGGTGAGCCCGCAGCTCCGTGCGCGCGCCGATTTCACCGATCCCTATTATCGTGTGCCGGCGCGCTTCGCCTCGCGCAAGGACGCGGTGATGCCGGAGATCCGCCCCGAATATCTCGAAGGCAAGAAGGTCGGCGTCATCGCGGGCTCCGCGCATGAAGCGTATCTCAGGGCGATGTTCACCGACGCCGAGCTGCACGGCTATCCCAATGACGAGGCCTTGCGCACCGCGCTTCGCCGCGGCGAGGTCGACTTCATCTTCGGCGACGCGATCTCGCTCGCGTTCTGGATCAACGGTACGGATTCGGGGGATTGCTGCGCCTTTTCGGGCGGCCCCTTCGTCGAGAGCCGCTTCTTTGGCGAAGGCGTCGGGATTGCCGTGCGCAAGGGCAACGACCTGTTGCGGCAGGCGCTGAACTGGGCGCTGTTCCGCGTCTGGGAAAAAGGCCGCTACACCGATCTGTGGCTGCGGTACTTCTCGGTGAGCCCGTTCTGA
- a CDS encoding SCO family protein, whose product MSRTARPLVISTAFAASLVVGLLVMFWAMGGVSKVAQPAAIGGPFALTDQNGKTITDKSLKGKPTLIFFGYTHCPDVCPTSLFEISEVLRAMGKDADKVNAYFISVDPDRDTPSTMKDYLSSFDPHLEGLSGDPAETAKVLTSYRVYAKKVPTKDGDYTMDHTALIYLMDRDGRFVAPFNMKRTPEEAAVELKRYL is encoded by the coding sequence ATGAGCCGGACTGCCCGCCCGCTGGTGATCTCGACCGCCTTCGCCGCAAGCCTCGTCGTCGGACTGCTCGTGATGTTCTGGGCCATGGGCGGCGTCAGCAAGGTGGCGCAGCCGGCGGCGATCGGCGGGCCGTTCGCGCTCACCGACCAGAACGGCAAGACCATCACCGACAAGAGCCTCAAGGGCAAACCGACCCTGATCTTCTTCGGCTACACCCATTGCCCGGACGTCTGCCCGACCTCGCTGTTCGAGATTTCGGAGGTGCTGCGCGCGATGGGCAAGGATGCCGACAAGGTGAATGCCTATTTCATCTCGGTCGATCCCGACCGCGACACGCCGTCGACGATGAAGGACTATCTGTCGAGCTTCGATCCGCATCTGGAAGGCCTCAGCGGCGATCCGGCCGAGACCGCCAAGGTGCTGACGTCCTATCGCGTCTACGCCAAGAAGGTCCCGACCAAGGACGGCGACTACACCATGGACCACACCGCGCTGATCTACCTGATGGACCGCGACGGCCGCTTCGTCGCGCCGTTCAACATGAAGCGCACACCGGAAGAGGCGGCGGTCGAGCTCAAGCGGTATCTTTAG
- a CDS encoding FAD-binding dehydrogenase, producing MAEQADVIVIGAGLAGLVAATEIADAGKRVIVVDQEGEQSIGGQAFWSFGGLFLVDSPEQRRLGIKDSFELALQDWLGTAGFDRDEDYWPRKWAEAYVAFAAGEKRSWLRAMGHRIFPVVGWAERGGYDAMGHGNSVPRFHVTWGTGPGIVEPFERRAREAARSGRLTFKFRHRVDALSLTNGTVDGVSGKILEPDRVERGKSSSRNVVGDFTVKAQAVIVASGGIGGNHDLVRQNWPKRLGEPPKFMISGVPEHVDGRMIGITEGIGARLINRDRMWHYVEGIQNWNPIWPRHGIRILPGPSSMWFDATGTRLPAPLFPGSDTLGQLKYIMSTGHDYSWFVLTQSIIKKEFALSGSEQNPDLTGKSWRMTLRRATNKGAPAPVEAFKRHGVDFIVRDKLEELVAAMNKLAGSDLLKLDHVRLQIEARDREIANPFVKDAQVMNIHNARRYIGDKLIRTAAPHRILDPEHGPLIAVKLNILTRKTLGGFETDLDSRVFGESGQVIPGLYAVGEAAGFGGGGVHGYRSLEGTFLGGCLFSGRNAGRAAAKAVG from the coding sequence ATGGCCGAGCAGGCGGACGTCATCGTTATCGGCGCCGGACTTGCGGGACTGGTCGCTGCAACAGAGATCGCCGATGCGGGCAAGCGCGTGATCGTGGTCGATCAGGAGGGCGAGCAATCAATCGGCGGTCAGGCGTTCTGGTCGTTCGGCGGATTGTTCCTGGTCGATTCGCCGGAGCAGCGCCGGCTCGGTATCAAGGATTCGTTCGAGCTTGCATTGCAGGACTGGCTCGGCACCGCGGGCTTCGACCGCGACGAGGATTACTGGCCACGGAAATGGGCGGAAGCCTATGTGGCATTCGCGGCGGGCGAGAAGCGATCATGGCTGCGCGCGATGGGCCATCGCATCTTTCCGGTGGTCGGCTGGGCCGAGCGCGGCGGCTATGACGCGATGGGGCATGGCAATTCAGTGCCGCGCTTTCACGTCACCTGGGGCACCGGGCCCGGCATCGTCGAGCCGTTCGAGCGCCGCGCGCGCGAGGCGGCCCGAAGCGGCCGGCTGACCTTCAAGTTCCGCCATCGCGTCGATGCACTCAGTCTCACGAACGGCACGGTCGACGGCGTGAGCGGTAAAATCCTCGAGCCCGATCGTGTCGAGCGGGGCAAGAGTTCCTCGCGCAACGTGGTCGGCGACTTCACGGTGAAGGCACAGGCGGTGATCGTCGCTTCCGGCGGCATCGGCGGCAACCACGATCTGGTGCGGCAGAACTGGCCGAAGCGGCTCGGCGAGCCTCCGAAGTTCATGATCTCCGGCGTGCCCGAACATGTCGACGGCCGCATGATCGGCATCACGGAAGGCATCGGCGCGCGGCTGATCAACCGCGACCGCATGTGGCACTATGTCGAAGGCATCCAGAACTGGAATCCGATCTGGCCGCGCCACGGCATCCGCATCCTGCCCGGCCCCTCCTCGATGTGGTTCGACGCCACCGGCACGCGGCTGCCGGCGCCGCTGTTTCCGGGCTCGGACACGCTCGGCCAACTCAAATACATCATGTCGACCGGCCATGATTATTCCTGGTTCGTGCTGACGCAGAGCATCATCAAGAAGGAGTTCGCGCTTTCGGGGTCCGAGCAAAATCCGGATCTCACGGGAAAGAGCTGGCGCATGACACTGCGGCGCGCCACCAACAAGGGCGCGCCGGCGCCGGTGGAAGCGTTCAAGCGCCATGGGGTTGACTTCATTGTGCGCGACAAGCTCGAGGAGCTCGTGGCTGCCATGAACAAGCTCGCCGGCAGCGACCTCCTGAAGCTCGACCATGTCAGGCTGCAGATCGAGGCACGCGACCGCGAGATTGCCAATCCCTTCGTCAAGGATGCGCAGGTGATGAACATCCACAATGCGCGCCGCTATATCGGCGACAAGTTGATCCGCACCGCCGCCCCCCATCGCATCCTCGATCCCGAGCACGGGCCGCTGATCGCAGTCAAGCTCAACATCCTGACGCGCAAGACGCTCGGCGGCTTCGAGACCGATCTGGACTCACGCGTGTTCGGCGAGAGCGGACAGGTCATTCCAGGCCTCTACGCGGTGGGTGAAGCCGCCGGCTTCGGCGGCGGCGGCGTGCACGGCTATCGCTCGCTCGAAGGCACCTTCCTCGGCGGCTGCCTGTTCTCGGGCCGCAACGCCGGGCGCGCGGCGGCGAAGGCCGTGGGGTGA
- a CDS encoding RidA family protein, with the protein MSIERFDAGPRMSQVVVHGNTVYLAGVVASRAAGESVTKQTQDILATIDGHLAKAGTDKSKLLSATIYITDMKTFQEMNAVWDAWVSPGNTPARATVEAKLAAPQYTVEIMVTAAK; encoded by the coding sequence ATGAGCATTGAACGTTTTGACGCCGGCCCGCGCATGAGCCAGGTCGTCGTGCACGGCAACACCGTCTATCTCGCCGGTGTCGTTGCCAGCAGGGCGGCCGGTGAAAGCGTGACCAAGCAGACCCAGGACATTCTGGCGACCATCGACGGCCATCTCGCCAAGGCCGGCACCGACAAATCGAAGCTCCTTTCAGCCACGATCTACATCACCGACATGAAGACGTTCCAGGAGATGAACGCGGTGTGGGACGCCTGGGTGTCGCCGGGCAACACGCCGGCGCGGGCCACCGTGGAAGCCAAGCTCGCCGCCCCGCAATACACCGTCGAGATCATGGTGACCGCGGCGAAGTAA
- a CDS encoding nuclear transport factor 2 family protein: protein MTDHITLARRYIDLWNERTPSRRRELLSENWTADASYVDPLMHGDGHDGVDALIVGVQQRFPEFRFKLIGEPNGYGEHLRFSWGLGPDGVDSPIKGTDFAVLKDGRIKSITGFLDQVPAAA from the coding sequence ATGACCGATCACATCACGCTCGCCCGCCGCTATATCGATCTCTGGAACGAGCGGACACCGAGCCGGCGGCGCGAATTGCTCAGCGAGAACTGGACGGCAGATGCAAGCTATGTCGATCCCTTGATGCACGGTGACGGCCATGACGGCGTCGACGCATTGATCGTGGGCGTGCAGCAGCGCTTTCCCGAATTCAGGTTCAAGCTGATCGGTGAGCCCAACGGCTATGGCGAGCATCTGCGCTTTTCCTGGGGCCTCGGCCCCGACGGCGTCGACAGCCCCATCAAGGGCACTGATTTCGCCGTGCTGAAAGACGGCCGCATCAAGAGCATCACGGGATTTCTGGACCAGGTGCCCGCGGCCGCATGA
- a CDS encoding amidohydrolase family protein, with the protein MIIDAHQHFWDPAKANYPWMEAAELAPIRRAFGPADLAPLLKQNRIDASILVQCRSSVAETEEFLRIAAATPFVIGVVGWVDLTNAAVGEMLDRLRAAPAGDRLVGIRHQVHDEADPDWLLREDVQRGLAAVFAHDLTYDLLVRTRELPAAIATAQAFPQARLVLDHAAKPPIADGFSRDWADRMAALAACGNVWCKVSGLATEARWNDWDAARLLPYIEHVAKCFGEDRLIFGSDWPVCLLAGSYGEIKGALEECLARLGPHLREKAFGANAQQAYRLPTPRT; encoded by the coding sequence ATGATCATCGACGCACATCAGCACTTCTGGGATCCGGCCAAGGCCAACTATCCCTGGATGGAAGCAGCCGAGCTCGCACCGATCCGCCGCGCCTTCGGCCCCGCCGATCTCGCGCCCCTCTTGAAGCAGAACAGGATCGACGCAAGCATTTTGGTTCAGTGCCGCTCCTCGGTCGCGGAGACCGAGGAATTCTTGCGCATCGCCGCCGCGACGCCCTTCGTTATCGGCGTCGTCGGTTGGGTCGATCTGACCAACGCTGCGGTCGGCGAAATGCTCGACCGGCTGCGCGCCGCGCCGGCGGGCGACAGGCTGGTCGGCATTCGCCATCAGGTCCACGACGAGGCTGATCCCGACTGGCTGCTGCGCGAGGACGTGCAGCGCGGTCTTGCGGCGGTGTTCGCGCACGATCTTACTTACGATCTACTGGTCCGCACCCGCGAGCTGCCGGCCGCGATCGCGACGGCGCAGGCCTTTCCGCAAGCACGTCTCGTGCTCGACCATGCCGCCAAGCCGCCGATCGCAGATGGCTTCAGCCGTGACTGGGCCGACCGTATGGCCGCGCTCGCAGCCTGCGGCAATGTCTGGTGCAAGGTCTCCGGCCTCGCCACCGAGGCGCGCTGGAACGACTGGGATGCGGCGCGGCTGTTGCCCTACATCGAACACGTTGCCAAATGCTTCGGCGAGGATCGTCTGATCTTCGGCTCGGACTGGCCGGTGTGCCTGCTGGCGGGAAGCTACGGTGAGATCAAGGGCGCGCTCGAGGAATGTCTTGCAAGACTTGGTCCGCACCTGCGCGAGAAAGCGTTCGGCGCAAACGCGCAACAGGCATATCGGCTGCCTACCCCGCGAACCTGA